In Raphanus sativus cultivar WK10039 chromosome 5, ASM80110v3, whole genome shotgun sequence, the following proteins share a genomic window:
- the LOC108859460 gene encoding uncharacterized protein LOC108859460, with the protein MGSRANRVGERWNQMGCEEKSSVIQEEIKRVSKLPSNSVYAVHRLKVLNKINDLLSGQRTLSQEEELELLFTQLSL; encoded by the exons ATGGGAAGCAGAGCTAATCGTGTGGGAGAAAGATGGAATCAGATGGGCTGTGAAGAAAAATCGAGCGTCATTCAGGAAGAGATTAAAAGGGTTAGTAAACTTCCTTCAAACAGTGTTTATGCAGTTCATCGTCTCAAGGTTCTCAACAAAATCAACGACCTTTTATCTGGCCAA AGAACCTTGTCGCAAGAGGAGGAGTTAGAGCTACTCTTCACACAGCTCTCTctgtag